One Coffea arabica cultivar ET-39 chromosome 5e, Coffea Arabica ET-39 HiFi, whole genome shotgun sequence DNA segment encodes these proteins:
- the LOC113688550 gene encoding uncharacterized protein isoform X2, which produces MEKSGSSKLNVAIIHPDLGIGGAERLIVDAAVELAAHGHKVHVFTSHHDKTRCFEETLSGIFSVTVYGSFLPRHIFYHLHAVCAYIRCIFVAVCMMLFWRSFDVILVDQVSVVIPLLKLKKSTKVVFYSHFPDLLLAQHTTLPRRIYRIPIDLIEEKTTGIADLILVNSKFTASTFARTFKRLNAFGIRPAVLYPAVNLDQFKEPNAIKLNFLSINRFERKKNIELAISAFAMLQNLACDELQGAILDGASLTIAGGYDKRLRENVDYLEELKDLAQREGISDRVNFITSCSTSERNALLSECLCVLYTPKDEHFGIVPLEAMASCKPVIACNSGGPVETIKNGVTGFLCDPSPRDFSLAMAKLIQKPEMAEGMGREARLHIAQSFSTKTFGNHLDQYLVDVARGKKE; this is translated from the exons ATGGAGAAATCAGGGAGCTCAAAGTTGAATGTGGCTATCATCCACCCTGATCTTGGAATTG GAGGAGCAGAAAGATTAATTGTTGATGCAGCTGTGGAGCTTGCAGCTCATGGGCATAAAGTTCATGTTTTTACGTCACATCATGATAAAACACGCTGTTTTGAGGAGACTTTGTCTG GGATCTTCTCAGTTACTGTATATGGTTCTTTTCTCCCCCGGCATATTTTCTATCATCTTCATGCAGTATGTGCATATATCCGTTGCATTTTTGTTGCTGTTTGTATGATGCTGTTCTGGCGATCGTTCGATGTTATACTTGTAGATCAGGTATCTGTTGTCATTCCActgttgaagttgaagaaatcAACAAag GTTGTATTTTACTCCCATTTTCCTGATCTCTTGCTAGCCCAACACACTACTCTTCCTAGGAGGATATATCGGATACCTATTGACCTTATAGAAGAAAAAACAACTG GTATCGCGGACCTAATTCTTGTTAACAGCAAATTTACTGCATCTACATTTGCAAGGACATTCAAGAGGCTTAATGCATTCGGAATAAGACCAGCTGTACTTTACCCTGCAGTCAATTTGGATCAGTTTAAGGAGCCTAATGCCATTAA GTTGAATTTTCTCTCAATCAATCGGTTTGAAAGGAAGAAGAACATAGAATTAGCAATATCTGCCTTTGCTATGCTTCAGAACCTTGCATGTGATGAACTACAAGGTGCCATTCTGGATGGTGCTTCATTGACTATTGCAG GTGGCTATGATAAACGCCTTAGAGAGAATGTTGATTATTTGGAGGAACTTAAAGACTTAGCTCAAAGGGAAGGTATCTCTGATCGAGTCAACTTCATCACATCTTGTTCCACATCAGAAAGAAATGCACTTTTGTCTGAGTGTTTGTGCGTTCTTTATACACCAAAG GATGAGCATTTTGGCATTGTTCCTCTGGAAGCAATGGCATCCTGTAAACCTGTTATTGCTTGCAACAGTGGTGGTCCTGTTGAGACAATCAAGAATGGTGTGACAGGCTTCCTTTGTGACCCCAGTCCACGAGATTTCTCTTTGGCTATGGCAAAACTCATTCAGAAACCCGAGATGGCAGAGGGAATGGGTAGAGAAGCTCGACTTCACATTGCTCAATCATTCTCCACAAAAACATTTGGCAACCATCTGGATCAGTATCTTGTTGATGTAGCAaggggaaagaaagaatga
- the LOC113688550 gene encoding uncharacterized protein isoform X1, giving the protein MEKSGSSKLNVAIIHPDLGIGGAERLIVDAAVELAAHGHKVHVFTSHHDKTRCFEETLSGIFSVTVYGSFLPRHIFYHLHAVCAYIRCIFVAVCMMLFWRSFDVILVDQVSVVIPLLKLKKSTKVVFYSHFPDLLLAQHTTLPRRIYRIPIDLIEEKTTAVGIADLILVNSKFTASTFARTFKRLNAFGIRPAVLYPAVNLDQFKEPNAIKLNFLSINRFERKKNIELAISAFAMLQNLACDELQGAILDGASLTIAGGYDKRLRENVDYLEELKDLAQREGISDRVNFITSCSTSERNALLSECLCVLYTPKDEHFGIVPLEAMASCKPVIACNSGGPVETIKNGVTGFLCDPSPRDFSLAMAKLIQKPEMAEGMGREARLHIAQSFSTKTFGNHLDQYLVDVARGKKE; this is encoded by the exons ATGGAGAAATCAGGGAGCTCAAAGTTGAATGTGGCTATCATCCACCCTGATCTTGGAATTG GAGGAGCAGAAAGATTAATTGTTGATGCAGCTGTGGAGCTTGCAGCTCATGGGCATAAAGTTCATGTTTTTACGTCACATCATGATAAAACACGCTGTTTTGAGGAGACTTTGTCTG GGATCTTCTCAGTTACTGTATATGGTTCTTTTCTCCCCCGGCATATTTTCTATCATCTTCATGCAGTATGTGCATATATCCGTTGCATTTTTGTTGCTGTTTGTATGATGCTGTTCTGGCGATCGTTCGATGTTATACTTGTAGATCAGGTATCTGTTGTCATTCCActgttgaagttgaagaaatcAACAAag GTTGTATTTTACTCCCATTTTCCTGATCTCTTGCTAGCCCAACACACTACTCTTCCTAGGAGGATATATCGGATACCTATTGACCTTATAGAAGAAAAAACAACTG CTGTAGGTATCGCGGACCTAATTCTTGTTAACAGCAAATTTACTGCATCTACATTTGCAAGGACATTCAAGAGGCTTAATGCATTCGGAATAAGACCAGCTGTACTTTACCCTGCAGTCAATTTGGATCAGTTTAAGGAGCCTAATGCCATTAA GTTGAATTTTCTCTCAATCAATCGGTTTGAAAGGAAGAAGAACATAGAATTAGCAATATCTGCCTTTGCTATGCTTCAGAACCTTGCATGTGATGAACTACAAGGTGCCATTCTGGATGGTGCTTCATTGACTATTGCAG GTGGCTATGATAAACGCCTTAGAGAGAATGTTGATTATTTGGAGGAACTTAAAGACTTAGCTCAAAGGGAAGGTATCTCTGATCGAGTCAACTTCATCACATCTTGTTCCACATCAGAAAGAAATGCACTTTTGTCTGAGTGTTTGTGCGTTCTTTATACACCAAAG GATGAGCATTTTGGCATTGTTCCTCTGGAAGCAATGGCATCCTGTAAACCTGTTATTGCTTGCAACAGTGGTGGTCCTGTTGAGACAATCAAGAATGGTGTGACAGGCTTCCTTTGTGACCCCAGTCCACGAGATTTCTCTTTGGCTATGGCAAAACTCATTCAGAAACCCGAGATGGCAGAGGGAATGGGTAGAGAAGCTCGACTTCACATTGCTCAATCATTCTCCACAAAAACATTTGGCAACCATCTGGATCAGTATCTTGTTGATGTAGCAaggggaaagaaagaatga
- the LOC113743650 gene encoding protein DOG1-like 4 codes for MSFQRFYETWFEQLHQLMNQLNRAPRQPTAEEENHQLVQKVMSHYSEYYRVKSIVAKQDILSVFTAPWATTLERSLHWIAGWRPTTAFHLIYTEASIRFESQIFDILRGLRNGDLGDLSPAQFRRVSELQCETVREENAITDELSEWQDGASDFVGMHSDGDGGKMEVLVRVVEKADQLRLKTIDKLVELFTPRQAAEFLIAAAHLQFGVRALGATYDRRL; via the exons ATGAGCTTCCAACGGTTTTATGAGACCTGGTTCGAGCAGCTCCACCAGCTTATGAACCAACTCAACCGAGCACCGCGTCAGCCAACGGCGGAGGAAGAGAACCACCAGCTGGTTCAGAAGGTTATGTCCCACTACTCCGAGTATTACCGAGTTAAATCGATCGTTGCCAAGCAAGATATCCTGTCAGTCTTCACTGCACCGTGGGCCACAACCCTTGAGCGATCCCTCCATTGGATTGCCGGCTGGCGGCCCACCACCGCCTTCCACCTTATTTATACTGAGGCCAGCATCCGTTTCGAGTCACAAATCTTTGATATCCTACGTGGGCTTCGTAATGGGGACCTCGGTGACCTCTCCCCAGCCCAGTTCCGCCGTGTAAGTGAGCTTCAATGCGAAACTGTCCGGGAAGAAAATGCTATCACTGATGAACTCTCTGAATGGCAG GATGGGGCAAGTGATTTCGTGGGAATGCATAGCGATGGTGATGGTGGAAAGATGGAAGTGCTGGTGAGAGTGGTGGAAAAGGCTGATCAGCTGCGGCTGAAGACTATTGATAAATTGGTTGAGCTGTTCACCCCACGACAAGCTGCAGAGTTCTTGATTGCGGCCGCCCACCTCCAGTTTGGTGTCCGAGCATTGGGTGCCACTTATGATCGTCGACTCTAA